The following are encoded together in the candidate division TA06 bacterium genome:
- the rsmA gene encoding ribosomal RNA small subunit methyltransferase A produces MKPLKKYGQHFLISPEAVQKIVSAVALNPTDAVLEIGPGRGVLTGLLAGQAASVLAVEVDSRLAEELKKEYSFCKNLVILNKDFLKLDLLQVLDHHGIKKLKVVANLPYYIATPILERLFAVRDRIKTIVVMVQREMAQRMAAQPGTDYGSFSVFVQYYARVEKLFDVPPGAFFPPPKVTSTVIRLTAREKPPVQIKDEEVFFKFVQKTFSQRRKMLRAVFRQAFNLDEAGLALLAAKSGIDLSRRPQTLSLPEFARLYECFHEC; encoded by the coding sequence TTGAAACCCCTCAAAAAATACGGCCAGCATTTTTTGATCTCGCCGGAGGCAGTTCAGAAGATAGTTTCTGCCGTCGCCCTAAATCCCACAGACGCAGTGCTGGAAATAGGCCCGGGCAGGGGTGTCCTGACCGGCCTGCTGGCCGGGCAAGCCGCCTCCGTGCTGGCGGTGGAGGTGGACTCCCGTTTGGCCGAAGAGTTAAAAAAAGAATATTCCTTCTGCAAAAATCTTGTGATCCTGAACAAGGATTTTTTAAAGCTGGACCTGCTTCAGGTTTTGGATCATCACGGCATCAAAAAGTTAAAAGTGGTGGCCAACCTGCCGTATTACATCGCCACCCCCATCCTGGAAAGGCTATTCGCCGTCCGGGACCGGATCAAGACTATCGTGGTGATGGTCCAGCGCGAGATGGCCCAAAGGATGGCGGCGCAGCCGGGAACGGATTACGGCTCGTTCTCGGTGTTCGTCCAGTATTATGCCAGGGTAGAAAAATTGTTCGACGTTCCCCCCGGCGCGTTCTTCCCCCCGCCCAAGGTGACCTCCACTGTCATCCGGCTGACCGCGCGGGAAAAACCCCCGGTACAAATTAAGGACGAAGAAGTTTTTTTCAAGTTCGTCCAAAAAACTTTTTCCCAGCGCCGCAAGATGCTGCGGGCCGTATTCCGCCAAGCTTTCAATTTGGATGAAGCCGGTTTGGCCCTTTTGGCCGCCAAAAGCGGAATTGACCTCAGCCGCCGTCCCCAGACCCTTTCCCTTCCTGAATTTGCCAGACTTTACGAATGTTTCCATGAATGCTAA
- a CDS encoding decaprenyl-phosphate phosphoribosyltransferase, producing MLKGVYGMIPKIILSALRPKQWTKNLVLFAGLIFSQNLGHPVLLLKTLVSFALFCLLSGAVYLFNDLADLKRDRLHPVKRLRPVASGALTPQFALLLALVLSLFSLIVSFYLNTLFGLMASAYFVLMLLYSFALKKMVIVDVFVIAAGFVLRAVAGAEAIAVPISDWLLICVILLALFLALAKRRQEQVLLTGEAPGHRTVLTEYPRKFLDQMISVVTAAAVVCYSLYTLSPETAAKFGNSNLKYTIPFVLYGIFRYLYLIYKKEEGQSPELALLADAWLLGDLALYVLAVWLAIYL from the coding sequence ATGCTAAAAGGAGTTTACGGAATGATCCCCAAAATAATTCTAAGCGCCCTGCGCCCCAAACAATGGACCAAGAACCTGGTGCTTTTTGCCGGCCTGATATTCTCCCAGAACCTTGGCCATCCGGTATTGCTGTTAAAGACCTTGGTCTCCTTTGCCCTATTCTGCCTGCTGTCGGGAGCGGTCTATCTCTTTAACGACCTGGCCGACCTGAAACGCGACCGGCTGCACCCGGTCAAACGGTTACGGCCCGTGGCCAGCGGTGCCCTGACGCCCCAATTTGCCCTGCTGCTGGCCCTGGTATTGAGCCTGTTTTCTCTGATTGTTTCTTTTTATCTGAATACTCTTTTCGGCCTGATGGCTTCGGCCTATTTTGTTTTGATGCTGCTCTACAGTTTTGCTTTAAAGAAAATGGTGATCGTTGACGTCTTCGTCATCGCCGCCGGTTTTGTTCTGCGGGCGGTGGCCGGGGCCGAGGCCATAGCGGTGCCGATCTCGGACTGGCTGTTGATCTGCGTCATCCTGCTGGCCCTGTTTTTAGCCCTGGCCAAAAGGCGGCAGGAACAAGTTCTTTTGACCGGCGAAGCGCCCGGCCACCGGACGGTTTTGACCGAGTATCCCCGGAAATTTTTGGATCAGATGATCTCGGTAGTCACCGCTGCCGCCGTGGTTTGCTACAGCCTGTACACCCTTTCGCCCGAGACCGCGGCCAAGTTCGGCAACAGCAACCTTAAATACACCATTCCCTTCGTGCTTTACGGGATATTCAGGTATCTTTATCTGATTTATAAAAAGGAAGAGGGCCAAAGCCCGGAATTGGCCCTGCTGGCCGACGCCTGGCTTTTAGGGGACCTGGCGCTTTATGTCCTCGCCGTTTGGCTGGCAATATATCTTTGA